In one Shewanella loihica PV-4 genomic region, the following are encoded:
- the ccoG gene encoding cytochrome c oxidase accessory protein CcoG, whose protein sequence is MSQDLSSTENPIATKAALGQAIPVTNLPVQRGKIHIKEQKGRFQRLRTGLNSLLILFFFLLPFIPYQGRQAILLDVERQEFHFFNLTLWPQDFTLLAWLFIIAAFALFFVTVFWGRVWCGYLCPQTSWSFAFVWIERQIEGNSNKRHALDKAPWSLEKVLKRGAKHLAWALAGLITGCGFIAYFIPASELYPQIFTLSASFWVTAWVWFFALCTYLNAGWMREQMCLHCCPYARFQSAMFDANTLTVSYDAARGESRGPRKRKQATDLGDCVDCNLCVDVCPTGIDIRNGLQYECINCGACVDACDQTMDKFGYDKGLIRYASENELQKKEVKRFTSFKFVGYGIAVIIMLSVFALDLYRHQSIDLNVIRDRQSLYREVGDGRIENSYTLKIRNKTQQDHQYLISLKDTGNHGFAKETSQQVLIKAGEQLSYPVTVFEQKQADFVGAKLQKQTIAFTVTNLSNPKEKVSQASPFFSLSAF, encoded by the coding sequence ATGAGTCAAGATCTCAGCAGTACAGAGAACCCAATCGCCACCAAGGCCGCCCTGGGCCAGGCCATCCCCGTGACCAACCTGCCGGTGCAGCGCGGTAAGATACACATAAAAGAACAGAAGGGGCGCTTTCAGCGTCTGCGCACCGGCCTCAATAGCCTGCTGATCCTCTTCTTTTTCCTGTTACCCTTCATCCCCTATCAGGGACGCCAGGCGATCCTCTTGGATGTGGAGCGCCAGGAATTTCACTTCTTCAACCTGACCCTGTGGCCGCAGGATTTCACCCTGCTGGCCTGGCTGTTTATCATCGCCGCCTTCGCCCTCTTCTTCGTCACCGTCTTCTGGGGACGCGTCTGGTGTGGCTACCTCTGCCCTCAGACCAGCTGGAGCTTCGCCTTCGTCTGGATAGAGCGGCAGATTGAGGGCAACAGCAACAAGCGTCACGCCCTGGATAAGGCTCCCTGGAGTCTTGAGAAGGTGCTTAAACGCGGCGCCAAGCATCTGGCCTGGGCACTAGCGGGGCTGATCACCGGCTGTGGTTTCATCGCCTACTTCATCCCGGCCAGCGAGCTCTATCCACAGATCTTTACCCTAAGCGCCAGCTTCTGGGTCACCGCCTGGGTCTGGTTCTTCGCCCTGTGTACCTACCTCAACGCAGGCTGGATGCGTGAGCAGATGTGTCTGCACTGCTGTCCCTACGCCCGCTTTCAGTCGGCCATGTTCGACGCCAATACCCTGACCGTCTCCTATGACGCCGCCCGCGGCGAGTCTCGCGGCCCGCGAAAACGCAAACAGGCTACCGATCTCGGCGACTGCGTCGACTGTAATCTGTGTGTCGATGTCTGCCCCACAGGGATAGATATTCGTAACGGCCTGCAATATGAGTGCATCAACTGCGGTGCCTGTGTCGATGCCTGCGACCAGACCATGGATAAATTCGGCTATGACAAGGGCTTGATCCGCTACGCCAGCGAGAACGAGCTGCAGAAGAAGGAAGTAAAACGTTTTACCTCCTTCAAGTTTGTCGGTTATGGCATCGCGGTGATCATCATGCTCAGCGTGTTCGCCCTGGATCTCTATCGTCACCAAAGCATAGATCTCAACGTCATCCGCGACCGCCAGAGCCTCTACCGCGAGGTGGGTGACGGCCGCATCGAAAACAGCTACACCCTGAAGATCCGCAACAAGACCCAGCAGGATCATCAGTACCTTATCAGCCTAAAAGACACAGGCAACCACGGCTTCGCCAAGGAGACCTCACAGCAGGTGTTGATCAAGGCTGGTGAGCAGCTGAGCTATCCGGTAACGGTGTTCGAGCAGAAGCAGGCGGACTTTGTCGGCGCCAAGCTGCAGAAACAGACCATCGCCTTTACGGTCACCAACCTGAGTAACCCCAAGGAGAAGGTCTCCCAGGCCAGCCCCTTCTTTAGCCTGAGCGCCTTCTAA
- a CDS encoding AMP-binding protein: MAYDSHAHVDLQKYASLIDLIETAAERYGDKTAYVCLGKASSFADIERDSRYFAAYLQQHTQLEVGDKVAIQLPNITQFVIAAYGALRAGMILVNTNPLYTQRELIHQYRDSDAKALVVLSDLLPTLETVIPETQIETVISTHPLDLIATQPQADSQLAHIGFNQVLALGSQAEYRPVEVAQQSLAALQYTGGTTGLSKGAMLSHSNLLANMLQVQSRLASKFVEGEEIFIAPLPIYHIYAFMVNFVYFEQGGCSVLIPNPRDISALIQTMSQHPFTGFAGLNTLFVGLCHQQSFQALDFSHLKITISGGTALTQAAASIWQSTTGCTISEGYGLSETSPVVSLNAPGLECLGTIGRPVIDTQVKILDASEQEVPQGEIGELAVKGPQVMSGYWQKPEETAKVMTSDGFFKTGDIALATEDGMHKIVDRKKDMIIVSGFNVYPNEVEDVLAAHESVLECAVIGVDDSRSGEAVKAAIVLREPELANDATKQALLEHCRAQLAAYKLPKIIEFMPALPKSTVGKILRRELRK, encoded by the coding sequence ATGGCCTATGACTCACATGCCCATGTAGATCTGCAAAAATATGCATCACTGATCGATCTGATCGAAACGGCCGCCGAGCGCTATGGCGACAAGACAGCCTATGTGTGTCTGGGCAAGGCCAGCAGTTTTGCCGATATAGAACGCGACTCCCGCTACTTTGCCGCCTACCTGCAGCAACACACTCAGCTGGAAGTGGGCGATAAGGTCGCCATCCAGCTGCCCAACATCACCCAGTTTGTTATCGCCGCCTATGGCGCGCTCAGGGCCGGCATGATACTGGTCAACACTAATCCCTTGTATACCCAGCGAGAACTGATCCACCAATACAGAGACTCGGATGCCAAGGCCTTGGTGGTGCTGAGCGATCTGCTGCCCACGCTGGAAACTGTGATCCCCGAGACCCAGATAGAGACGGTTATTTCTACCCACCCGCTGGATCTGATAGCAACCCAACCCCAGGCCGACAGCCAGCTCGCCCACATAGGTTTTAACCAGGTATTGGCCCTGGGCAGCCAGGCCGAGTACCGCCCGGTAGAGGTCGCGCAGCAGAGCCTGGCGGCGCTGCAATACACGGGCGGCACCACGGGCCTCTCCAAGGGCGCCATGCTGAGTCACAGCAACCTGCTGGCCAACATGCTGCAGGTGCAGTCGCGCCTGGCCAGCAAGTTTGTCGAGGGCGAAGAGATCTTTATCGCGCCCCTGCCCATCTACCATATCTATGCCTTCATGGTGAACTTCGTCTACTTCGAGCAGGGCGGATGCAGCGTACTCATCCCCAACCCGAGAGACATCAGCGCACTGATTCAGACCATGTCCCAGCATCCCTTCACCGGCTTTGCTGGCCTCAACACCCTGTTTGTCGGTCTGTGCCATCAGCAGTCCTTCCAGGCGCTGGACTTTAGTCACCTCAAGATCACCATCTCTGGTGGCACGGCGCTCACTCAGGCGGCGGCCAGCATCTGGCAATCTACTACGGGCTGCACCATCTCCGAAGGTTATGGCCTATCGGAAACCTCGCCCGTGGTCTCCCTCAACGCGCCGGGGCTCGAGTGTCTTGGCACCATAGGTCGCCCGGTGATCGACACTCAGGTGAAGATCCTCGACGCCAGCGAGCAGGAGGTGCCTCAGGGTGAGATAGGCGAGCTGGCGGTCAAGGGGCCACAGGTGATGAGCGGCTACTGGCAGAAGCCAGAGGAGACCGCCAAGGTGATGACCAGCGATGGATTCTTCAAGACAGGGGATATCGCCCTCGCCACTGAAGATGGCATGCACAAGATAGTGGATCGCAAGAAGGATATGATCATCGTCTCCGGCTTCAACGTCTATCCTAACGAGGTGGAAGATGTGCTGGCCGCCCATGAGAGCGTGCTGGAATGCGCCGTAATTGGCGTCGACGACAGCCGTAGCGGCGAGGCCGTCAAGGCCGCCATAGTGCTGCGAGAACCTGAGCTGGCAAACGATGCCACTAAGCAGGCCCTGCTCGAACATTGCCGCGCTCAGCTGGCCGCCTATAAGCTCCCCAAGATAATCGAGTTCATGCCCGCACTGCCGAAATCGACCGTGGGTAAGATACTGAGACGTGAGTTGAGGAAGTAG
- a CDS encoding lipocalin family protein, producing MRWPVTFCLICLLTLLTACTSAPKGIAPVEEFELSRYLGTWHEIARLDHSFERGLSQVTAEYQLRGDGGVSVVNRGFDAQSQSWKTAEGKAYFVESPDIGHLKVSFFGPFYGAYVIYRLDADYQYAFITSFNRDYLWLLARTPEVDESVRQAFITQAEKLGFDTQALIWE from the coding sequence ATGAGATGGCCTGTCACCTTTTGTCTTATTTGTCTGTTAACCCTGCTAACGGCCTGTACCAGCGCGCCCAAGGGGATAGCGCCGGTGGAGGAGTTCGAGCTCTCCAGATACCTGGGCACCTGGCATGAGATCGCCCGGCTCGATCACAGCTTCGAGCGCGGCCTGAGCCAGGTAACCGCCGAGTATCAACTGCGGGGCGATGGTGGCGTGAGTGTGGTCAATCGCGGCTTCGATGCGCAATCACAAAGCTGGAAAACCGCCGAGGGTAAGGCCTACTTTGTCGAGTCGCCCGATATTGGCCACCTCAAGGTCTCCTTCTTCGGTCCCTTCTATGGCGCCTATGTGATCTACCGTCTGGATGCAGATTATCAGTACGCCTTCATCACCAGCTTTAATCGCGACTATCTCTGGCTGCTGGCGCGCACGCCCGAGGTGGATGAGTCGGTAAGACAAGCCTTTATCACCCAAGCAGAGAAGCTGGGGTTCGATACCCAGGCGCTCATTTGGGAGTAA
- a CDS encoding DUF4382 domain-containing protein codes for MRPLTLPLAFLPFTLVGLMLSGCGGSDDTSPPEPLATGTVSIALSDSPMSQVSRVELVLDKLVMTDAHGQVHTQDMAQHRFNLLDYQGMDSHRVIDGLELPAGQYHDVHFTLVNGDQAQGCLIENGQGQHPLMIQDGRLPMANFTLGEHQHLNLTMEIDLYQSMHLLDGQYQLSHHGIYSIDDATMGHIFGEMDPQWIADCETQYAASAPEGGQFYHMAYLYPSEVTSLAQMGDIAQSRDDGLFSPVAISPIRQDINGNWFFAMGYLPAGNYRVGYTCLGHLDDPAQNDMTQGAFKLFEDGGEIAVEDGGRETRHQCGGGHGGHRG; via the coding sequence ATGCGACCCTTAACTCTACCCTTAGCTTTTTTACCCTTCACCCTCGTTGGCCTTATGCTCAGCGGCTGCGGCGGCTCCGATGACACCAGTCCACCAGAGCCACTCGCCACAGGTACAGTGAGTATCGCCCTGTCCGACTCTCCAATGAGTCAGGTCAGCCGGGTCGAGCTGGTGCTCGATAAACTGGTGATGACAGATGCTCATGGTCAGGTACACACTCAGGATATGGCCCAGCACAGGTTTAACCTGCTGGACTACCAAGGCATGGATAGCCACAGGGTGATCGACGGCCTGGAACTCCCCGCAGGCCAATATCACGACGTACACTTCACCTTGGTTAATGGCGATCAGGCCCAAGGCTGCCTCATCGAAAACGGCCAGGGCCAGCACCCGCTGATGATACAAGATGGCCGCCTGCCCATGGCAAACTTCACCCTGGGCGAACATCAGCACCTTAACCTGACCATGGAGATCGACCTCTACCAGTCAATGCACCTCTTAGACGGCCAATATCAGCTGTCTCATCACGGCATCTACTCCATCGACGACGCCACCATGGGGCACATCTTCGGCGAGATGGACCCTCAATGGATCGCCGATTGTGAGACGCAATACGCAGCGAGTGCCCCCGAGGGCGGCCAGTTCTACCACATGGCCTACCTCTACCCGAGCGAGGTGACCAGCCTGGCACAGATGGGCGATATAGCACAGAGCCGAGACGACGGCCTCTTCTCACCGGTGGCCATCTCCCCCATACGCCAAGACATTAATGGCAACTGGTTCTTTGCCATGGGCTATCTACCTGCCGGCAACTACCGAGTGGGTTACACCTGCCTCGGGCACCTGGACGATCCTGCCCAAAACGATATGACTCAGGGAGCATTTAAGCTGTTTGAAGATGGCGGTGAGATCGCTGTGGAAGATGGCGGCAGAGAAACCCGCCATCAGTGCGGTGGTGGCCACGGCGGCCATAGAGGCTAG
- a CDS encoding ABC transporter transmembrane domain-containing protein, whose translation MSQPLSSASHDAASGPKRSAPQPKRPGAKQAVLPWIGGFLRPYRGKVIAAIVFLFIGSLAWLSLGQGVRLMVDEGFLRENGERLNEIILLVIGITALSSSAIFCRFYLMTWLGERVSADIRLKVYDHLLKLSPGFYARLRTGEVISRFTADATLLQSVVGSSLSMALRASVTVVGGLVMMAITSLKLTALVLLAVPLVLGPIFFFGRKVRELSRKSQDRVGDLGAYVDESLHEIHTVQAYCHEDRDRQLFSERVEAVMEAARGRIKYRAILISLVMFLSILAIALITWVGAKDVMSEAITPGELSAFMFYAVMVAGAVATISEVIGEIQRAAGATERLIELVETPIDIPLAPKPVSLPAKVRGELSLEQVRFSYPVQASADSAEEMEAQAGVEVIRGLSLHIAPGERVALVGASGAGKSTLFELLQRFYVLDSGVIALDGIDIASLRPQDLRQQYALVPQESVIFATSVLENVRYGRPDASLEEVQAACVAARADEFIADFSEGYQTYLGERGVRLSGGQKQRIAIARAILADRPVLLLDEATSALDAVSEQKVKQALDVLMQGRTTLIIAHRLATVLNADRILVMDKGELIASGTHGELMQSNSLYREFASLQLLSEEA comes from the coding sequence TTGTCTCAACCTCTCTCATCCGCCTCTCATGACGCAGCTTCCGGCCCTAAGCGGTCAGCCCCCCAACCTAAGCGACCAGGAGCTAAGCAAGCCGTTTTGCCCTGGATAGGTGGTTTCCTGCGTCCCTATCGCGGCAAAGTGATCGCCGCCATTGTGTTTCTGTTTATCGGCTCGCTGGCCTGGCTGTCTCTGGGGCAGGGGGTGCGCCTCATGGTGGATGAGGGCTTCCTGCGGGAAAATGGCGAGCGGCTCAACGAGATCATCTTGCTGGTGATTGGCATCACCGCCCTGAGCAGCTCCGCCATCTTCTGCCGCTTCTACCTCATGACCTGGCTTGGGGAGCGGGTAAGCGCCGATATCCGCCTCAAGGTCTATGACCATCTGCTCAAGCTGTCGCCCGGTTTCTACGCCAGGCTGCGCACCGGCGAGGTGATCTCCCGCTTCACCGCCGATGCCACACTGTTGCAATCTGTGGTGGGCTCCAGCCTCTCCATGGCGCTGCGCGCCAGCGTTACCGTAGTGGGTGGCCTGGTGATGATGGCGATCACCAGCCTTAAACTCACCGCCCTGGTGTTGCTGGCCGTGCCTTTGGTGCTGGGGCCTATCTTCTTCTTTGGCCGTAAGGTGCGCGAGTTGTCGCGTAAAAGCCAGGACAGGGTGGGTGACCTGGGGGCCTATGTGGATGAGTCGCTGCACGAGATCCACACTGTGCAGGCCTATTGCCATGAAGACCGCGACAGACAGCTGTTTTCCGAGCGGGTCGAGGCCGTGATGGAGGCGGCCAGGGGGCGCATCAAGTATCGCGCCATCCTCATCTCCCTGGTGATGTTTCTCAGCATACTCGCCATCGCCCTGATCACCTGGGTGGGCGCCAAGGATGTGATGAGCGAGGCGATAACCCCGGGCGAGCTCTCCGCCTTCATGTTCTATGCCGTGATGGTGGCGGGCGCCGTGGCGACCATCAGCGAGGTGATTGGTGAGATCCAGCGCGCCGCCGGTGCGACGGAGCGGCTTATCGAGCTGGTGGAGACGCCTATCGATATTCCTCTGGCGCCAAAACCAGTCAGCTTGCCAGCAAAGGTGCGCGGCGAGCTGAGCCTAGAGCAGGTGCGTTTCAGCTATCCTGTTCAGGCCAGTGCCGATAGTGCTGAGGAGATGGAAGCGCAGGCTGGCGTCGAAGTGATCCGTGGCCTGAGCCTGCATATCGCCCCCGGCGAGCGGGTGGCCCTGGTGGGGGCGAGCGGCGCCGGCAAGAGTACCCTGTTTGAGCTGTTGCAGCGCTTCTATGTGCTGGACAGCGGGGTGATCGCCCTGGACGGTATCGACATCGCCAGCCTGCGACCACAGGATCTGCGCCAGCAATATGCCCTGGTGCCCCAGGAATCGGTGATCTTCGCCACTAGCGTGCTGGAAAATGTGCGTTACGGCCGCCCCGACGCCAGTTTAGAAGAGGTGCAGGCCGCCTGCGTCGCCGCCCGCGCCGATGAATTTATTGCTGATTTTAGCGAGGGCTATCAGACCTATCTGGGTGAGCGCGGCGTGCGTCTATCTGGTGGGCAGAAGCAGCGTATCGCCATCGCGCGGGCGATATTGGCCGATAGGCCGGTATTGCTGCTGGATGAGGCCACCAGTGCCCTGGACGCGGTCAGCGAACAGAAGGTGAAGCAGGCGCTGGATGTGCTGATGCAGGGGCGCACCACACTGATCATCGCCCATCGCCTGGCAACCGTGCTCAACGCCGATCGCATCCTAGTGATGGATAAGGGGGAGCTGATCGCCAGCGGTACCCATGGCGAGCTGATGCAGAGCAACAGCCTCTACCGCGAGTTCGCCAGCCTGCAGCTACTCTCGGAAGAAGCCTAG
- a CDS encoding short-chain fatty acid transporter — MLNKAAKPLVKLVDRYLPDPYIFVLLLTLLVFVAAMMVEQQSPLQLVTYWGQGFWALLSFSMQMLLVLVAGYMLASSPPIKRLLDSIAALAKSAPQAIILVTLVSLLASWINWGFGLVVGALFAKALARQVKVDYRLLVASAYSGFVVWHGGLAGSIPLTIATKGHFAEDKIGIIATDNTIFAGFNLALVAVLFVLIPLVNRFMLPSDDESIYVDRDKLAEPEVETEAITRPADYLENSRLLAWAVGGAGLVYLGQYFFAAGGKLNLNIVNYLFLFLAIILHQTPRSLLTSLNEAIKGGAGIVIQFPFYAGIMALMVQSGLAQSISSGFVAIASADSLPFWSFISAGIVNIFVPSGGGQWAVQAPIMLPAAEALGADVARVAMAVAWGDAWTNLIQPFWALPVLAIAGLKARDIMGFCLMQLIITGIVISIGLTWF, encoded by the coding sequence ATGCTTAATAAGGCCGCAAAACCTCTGGTCAAGTTGGTCGACCGCTATCTGCCCGACCCCTATATTTTCGTCTTACTCCTCACTCTGCTGGTGTTTGTCGCCGCCATGATGGTGGAGCAACAGAGCCCGCTGCAACTGGTGACCTACTGGGGCCAAGGCTTCTGGGCGCTGCTCAGCTTCTCGATGCAGATGTTGCTGGTGCTGGTGGCCGGTTACATGCTGGCCAGCTCGCCGCCCATTAAACGCCTGCTAGATAGTATCGCCGCCCTGGCCAAGAGTGCGCCCCAGGCGATCATACTAGTGACTCTGGTGTCGCTGCTCGCCAGCTGGATCAACTGGGGCTTCGGCCTGGTGGTCGGCGCCCTGTTTGCCAAGGCGCTGGCGCGTCAGGTGAAGGTGGATTATCGCCTGCTGGTGGCCAGTGCCTATTCGGGCTTCGTGGTCTGGCACGGCGGCCTGGCGGGTTCGATTCCCCTGACCATAGCCACCAAGGGGCATTTCGCCGAGGACAAGATAGGCATCATAGCCACAGACAATACCATTTTCGCCGGCTTTAACCTGGCGCTGGTGGCTGTTCTGTTCGTGCTGATCCCCCTGGTTAACCGCTTCATGTTGCCAAGCGATGATGAGAGCATCTATGTCGACAGGGACAAGCTAGCTGAGCCCGAGGTCGAGACCGAGGCGATCACCCGCCCGGCGGATTATCTGGAAAATAGCCGCCTGCTGGCCTGGGCCGTGGGTGGGGCAGGCCTGGTCTACCTGGGGCAATACTTCTTCGCTGCCGGTGGTAAACTCAACCTGAATATCGTCAACTACCTGTTTCTGTTCCTCGCCATCATCCTGCATCAGACGCCTCGCAGCCTGCTGACCAGTCTTAATGAGGCGATCAAGGGCGGCGCCGGCATAGTGATCCAGTTCCCCTTCTATGCGGGGATCATGGCGCTCATGGTGCAGTCGGGTCTGGCTCAGAGTATTTCGTCGGGGTTCGTGGCCATCGCCAGCGCCGACAGCCTGCCGTTCTGGAGTTTCATCAGCGCCGGTATCGTTAACATCTTCGTGCCGTCCGGTGGTGGCCAGTGGGCGGTGCAGGCACCTATCATGTTGCCCGCCGCCGAGGCGCTGGGCGCAGATGTGGCAAGGGTCGCCATGGCGGTGGCCTGGGGCGATGCCTGGACCAATCTGATCCAGCCCTTCTGGGCCCTGCCCGTGCTGGCGATCGCAGGTCTTAAGGCGCGGGATATTATGGGCTTCTGCCTGATGCAGCTGATCATCACAGGCATAGTGATCAGTATCGGTCTGACCTGGTTCTAG
- a CDS encoding DUF2956 domain-containing protein, producing MAQQISNETKDEAMKIAKATQKPGQTKEQTKLIAQGIEKGIAEYKKRQKSKARDRDKQRKQVLKEKQRQSTEPMDDGLQAAPKASKLPWLLLALSWLGFIGLYLLNH from the coding sequence ATGGCGCAGCAGATCTCCAACGAAACCAAAGATGAGGCGATGAAAATTGCCAAGGCCACCCAGAAACCGGGACAAACCAAGGAGCAGACCAAGCTTATCGCTCAGGGGATAGAAAAGGGGATTGCCGAATACAAGAAGCGCCAGAAGAGCAAGGCCAGAGACAGGGACAAGCAGCGCAAGCAGGTCCTCAAGGAGAAGCAGCGTCAATCGACAGAGCCAATGGACGACGGGTTACAGGCCGCGCCAAAAGCCAGCAAGCTGCCCTGGCTACTGCTAGCCCTGAGTTGGCTTGGCTTCATCGGCCTCTACCTGCTGAATCACTAG
- a CDS encoding winged helix-turn-helix domain-containing protein, with product MLREDALSAELSKQKIAFLRKLYLAHLIDSEQHNLLSLNKATSMPRRTLQDAIAAMGDIGIGCTFVQDGERHNAGYYRLSDWGPIDKAWVANNIETITQSLKQD from the coding sequence ATGTTGAGAGAGGATGCCTTGAGCGCCGAGTTATCTAAGCAAAAAATCGCCTTCCTGAGAAAGCTCTATCTGGCCCATCTGATCGATAGTGAGCAGCATAACCTGTTGTCGCTGAACAAGGCCACCAGCATGCCGAGGCGCACCCTGCAAGATGCCATTGCCGCCATGGGCGATATAGGTATCGGCTGCACTTTTGTGCAAGATGGCGAGCGTCATAATGCCGGTTATTATCGCCTCAGCGACTGGGGGCCTATCGACAAGGCCTGGGTGGCTAATAACATCGAAACCATCACCCAATCGTTGAAGCAGGACTGA
- a CDS encoding PH domain-containing protein: MEDVTPQISASMQARRRLEQPDWIAIDEVPLTPLEQAYLHQVQIENLLIFTPLLIIAPLAAILLNLPGSLIIALVTGILILAGIVSYCRYRYALSIAYGVFDHEFIMQKGLIWHKKIALPYTRLQHVSLSQGPLERYFHQHTLKCFSAGSGSAEISLPGLGDDTAEPLRKHLLAKASQKQASQKQAAQEQNSLKQASQNQAPDGRED; this comes from the coding sequence ATGGAAGATGTGACTCCTCAAATTTCGGCATCAATGCAGGCCAGGCGCCGGCTGGAGCAGCCAGACTGGATCGCCATAGATGAAGTGCCACTGACACCACTGGAACAGGCCTATCTGCATCAGGTGCAGATAGAAAACCTGCTGATCTTCACGCCGCTGCTGATCATAGCGCCCCTGGCCGCGATACTGCTCAACCTGCCGGGCAGCCTGATCATCGCCCTGGTGACGGGCATACTTATCTTGGCTGGCATCGTCAGCTATTGCCGCTATCGCTACGCCCTCTCTATCGCCTACGGCGTGTTCGATCACGAGTTCATCATGCAGAAGGGATTGATTTGGCATAAGAAGATCGCCCTACCCTATACCCGCCTGCAGCATGTCAGCTTGTCTCAGGGCCCGCTGGAGCGCTATTTTCATCAGCACACCCTAAAGTGCTTCAGCGCAGGTAGCGGCAGCGCCGAGATTAGCCTTCCAGGCCTGGGGGACGACACGGCCGAGCCACTGCGTAAGCATCTGCTGGCCAAAGCTTCCCAAAAACAGGCCTCCCAGAAGCAAGCTGCCCAAGAACAAAACTCACTGAAACAGGCATCGCAGAATCAAGCCCCCGACGGGCGCGAGGATTAA